The region GGACAAGCCGTCGGCCTCCCAGTCCTCGACGAGCGTCGGCTCCGATCCCAGTTCCACTCCCGGCTCCGACTCCAGCCCCGGCTCCGACACCGACGCCACCCCCGCTCCCGTCTCCGACACCGACTCCAGCCCCGCTCAGGGCTCAGGCTCCGACACCCGCGACACCGCCATCGAGGGCATCAACAAGGGCAAGGGTGTCAACGGCACCTGGTTCGGCAATGTCTCCTACCTGGCGCCGGGCAAGTACACCGTCTCCGACTCGAAGGGCACCGAGCAGGAGTTCCTCGTCGCCGAAGACACCAAGATCATCGGCTACGACGACATCTGTGAGGCCGTGAACACCGGACCGGGCGGCGAGGGCGGCGTCGAGTGCACCGAGGCCCAGCTGGAGAAGGCCGCCAAGGCGGGCGTCAGCGCCAAGGTCGTCATCAGCAACGGCATCGCGACCACCATCACCGACGACCACTGATCCACACCGCACGGGGAGTCACGGTGGGCCGGGCCGCGCGAGGCGCCGGCCCACCGGGCGGGTCGCCGACCGGGTGACGACGCGCGCCGCCTGCCCCGGTTCGAAGGGGTCGCCCGACCGGCGACCTCTTCGGATCGTCGAGCCCGGCTCCTCAAGCTGGGCAACCGTGGGGGGCGGCAGAAGCAGGACACCCTGCGGGGAGCGGGCGCGTCCGTTTCCTTCAAGACCGGGCATCGGCGCAGCGCCTAACGTGGCCGTATGACCTCACACCCGACACCTCACCCGGCGCCGCGCCCCACCCCCCGGTTCGACGCCGTCGGCATCGTCACCGCCGACCTCGCCGCCTCCGTCGCGTTCTACCGCCGGCTGGGGCTCGACTTCCCCGAGGGGGCCGAGAAGCAGCCGCATGTCGAGGCCGAACTCCCGGGCGGGCTACGTCTGTTGCTCGACACCGAGGAGACCGTCCGCTCCCTCCACCCCGGGTGGCGACCCCCGAGCGGCGGCGGCCGGATCGGGCTGGCGATGCTGTGTGGCTCGGCCGCCGAAGTGGACTCCCTTCACGAGGAGTTGGTGGGCGCGGGATACCGGAGCGAGCTGAAACCCTGGGACGCCGTTTGGGGACAGCGGTACGCGTGTGTGCTCGACCCCGACGGCAACGGCGTCGACCTGTTCGCACCACTGCCCTCAGCCGCCCCCTCAGCTGCCCCCGCCGCCGAGTAGCCTCCGGAGCGGCATTCCCGTCAACTCCCGCACATCCCGGGCGAGGTGGGCCTGGTCGGCGTACCCCGCGAGAGTCGCCGTCTCAGCGTAGGGGACTCCCTTCCGGGCCAGCGCCAGTGCCCGCTGGAGGCGGAGGATACGGGCCAGCGTCTTGGGGCCGTAGCCGAAGGCGGTCAGGGAACGGCGGTGCAACTGCCGGGTGCTCAGGCCCAGTTCGTCGGCCGTACGTCCCACCGGGCGGCCCGCCCGCAGGGCCTCGACCAAACCGGTCAGCAGCGGGTCGGGCGGGGGTGTCCGAGCCGCCCTGCGCAGAGCCAGCTCTTCGAGTGCCGTCGCCGGATCGGGCGCCGCGTCGACGCGTACCCTCAGGCGTCCCACCTCGACGGCTCCCCACAGGTGGGTCAACCCAACTCGCCGGTCCCGGAGTTCGTACGCGGGCACGCCCAGCAGCGCCGGCGCCGTGCCGGGGTGGAAGCGGACGCCCACCCAGTGCGCGGGGGCGCCTTCGGGAACGTACGGGCGGGTGTCGGGCCCCGCGACCAACAGCCGGCCCTCGCTCCACAGCAGGTCCATACAGCCGTCGGGCAGAACGGGCCGCACAACGCCGGACCGGGCCGGGGCGTTCGACCACACCATCGCGCCCGGCAGCCGGGAGGCCCGTTCCTCGTACACACGCAAAAGGCTACGCCGCCCAGCGGTGACGGCCCGCAGGGCCGGCCGGGGCGTGGAGCCCGGGCTCGCCGTCCACCGCCGCCATCGCGAAGGCGCCCTCGCGTCGACAGCGTGACCTGTCCGACTTGGCAGCCCGACTGAGTACCTTGTCCGACCCCCGCGACCGCCGTGGACGCCGCTACACCGCCGTGCTCGTGCCCGTGCTCGTCGGCCGCGAACGAGCTGATCCCGACGTCGCGCCGTACACCGTAGTCGATCAGGAGCAGGCGTTCGCGGAGCTCGGCCGGGTGGTGCCGAGGCGTTCCCAGAGGCCAACAAGATGCGTGTGCGCCCCCAGGGCAGTGGCCAGAGCCGGCGCGTGATGCTCGGGGTGTGTGTCCGTCGAAGGTCAGCCGGACGGACAGCGTCGACACG is a window of Streptomyces sp. B21-083 DNA encoding:
- a CDS encoding VOC family protein, which produces MTSHPTPHPAPRPTPRFDAVGIVTADLAASVAFYRRLGLDFPEGAEKQPHVEAELPGGLRLLLDTEETVRSLHPGWRPPSGGGRIGLAMLCGSAAEVDSLHEELVGAGYRSELKPWDAVWGQRYACVLDPDGNGVDLFAPLPSAAPSAAPAAE
- a CDS encoding helix-turn-helix domain-containing protein produces the protein MYEERASRLPGAMVWSNAPARSGVVRPVLPDGCMDLLWSEGRLLVAGPDTRPYVPEGAPAHWVGVRFHPGTAPALLGVPAYELRDRRVGLTHLWGAVEVGRLRVRVDAAPDPATALEELALRRAARTPPPDPLLTGLVEALRAGRPVGRTADELGLSTRQLHRRSLTAFGYGPKTLARILRLQRALALARKGVPYAETATLAGYADQAHLARDVRELTGMPLRRLLGGGGS